A region of Planktomarina temperata RCA23 DNA encodes the following proteins:
- a CDS encoding formate dehydrogenase accessory sulfurtransferase FdhD: MIQAKPCLIAPNPQAKGLTRQVAGLDHLGAEISLNVVEERPLTIWLNGQEIVTAMTIGDYPEYLAQGFLSNQGMLTKDEIVEAVDFDAELETVVVRTNRPTNYEAKLKKKTRTSGCAVGTVFGDIMEGIEGLCLPPALLRTSWLYSLSHQINQMPSLYLSAGAIHGTVLCLRDAPLVYMEDVGRHNAVDKVAGWMRATQTSGADKILYTTGRLTSEMVIKCALMGIPVLASRSGFTAWGVELARQVGLTLIGRMRGQRFQCLSGQERLVFDADPSSEEEDRKHRRKSAQ, translated from the coding sequence ATGATCCAAGCCAAGCCTTGTTTGATTGCCCCGAACCCTCAGGCAAAAGGGTTGACGCGGCAGGTCGCAGGTCTGGACCACCTGGGCGCGGAAATTTCGTTGAATGTGGTGGAGGAGCGGCCGCTTACCATCTGGCTCAATGGTCAAGAGATCGTGACCGCCATGACGATTGGCGATTATCCCGAATATCTGGCGCAGGGTTTTTTAAGCAATCAAGGCATGTTGACCAAAGACGAGATCGTTGAGGCGGTTGATTTTGACGCAGAGTTGGAAACCGTGGTGGTACGCACCAATCGGCCAACCAATTATGAGGCCAAACTCAAGAAAAAGACCCGCACCTCTGGCTGTGCGGTGGGCACTGTTTTTGGCGACATCATGGAGGGGATCGAGGGGCTATGTTTGCCGCCAGCGCTGCTGCGGACCTCTTGGCTCTATAGCCTTTCGCACCAGATCAACCAAATGCCGAGCCTCTATCTCAGCGCGGGCGCGATCCATGGCACGGTGCTTTGCCTCCGCGACGCGCCCTTGGTCTATATGGAAGACGTGGGGCGACACAATGCGGTGGATAAGGTGGCCGGATGGATGCGGGCGACGCAAACCTCAGGCGCCGATAAGATTCTCTATACCACCGGGCGCTTGACCTCCGAGATGGTGATCAAATGCGCTTTGATGGGCATTCCGGTATTGGCGAGCCGCTCGGGGTTTACCGCCTGGGGCGTCGAATTGGCGCGGCAGGTCGGACTGACATTAATCGGACGGATGCGCGGGCAAAGGTTTCAATGCTTATCGGGCCAGGAGCGGCTCGTTTTTGATGCGGATCCCTCCTCGGAAGAAGAGGACCGCAAGCACCGCCGGAAATCCGCGCAATGA
- a CDS encoding MBL fold metallo-hydrolase, with protein MTTIRYPWETPPENGEMIEIAEGVHWLRLPLPMKLDHVNIYVLDDGDGWTLIDTGMKSRRVQAMWQAVLDGPLRGKPVKRVVATHHHPDHIGFHGWFVEEFGAEYVSTQVAYLMGRMLTMDIQERYTEGQIEFYRRAGMRADLLAARQDERPFNFSDIVHPIPIGFTRIEEGDVIEMGGRSWDVRVDHGHAPDHATFWSRDDNLVLCGDQVIASISSNIGVYPTEPDANPLADWLDSCARLQNFARADHLALPGHKLPFVGMPLRLRQLEENHHGALTRLRADLKTPKTAGEVMMAVFKRQIGDGEYGLGLVEALAHCNYLWHAGEVTRSLHQDGAYRWVMN; from the coding sequence ATGACAACGATAAGATACCCTTGGGAAACGCCCCCTGAAAATGGCGAGATGATCGAAATTGCCGAGGGGGTGCATTGGCTGCGGCTGCCTTTGCCGATGAAATTGGATCATGTGAACATCTATGTGCTGGATGACGGTGACGGTTGGACGCTGATCGACACGGGGATGAAATCGCGCAGGGTGCAGGCGATGTGGCAAGCCGTGCTTGACGGGCCTTTGCGCGGCAAGCCGGTTAAGCGGGTCGTGGCAACCCATCACCACCCTGATCATATTGGGTTTCACGGCTGGTTTGTTGAAGAATTTGGCGCGGAATATGTCTCAACGCAGGTGGCCTATCTGATGGGACGTATGCTCACAATGGATATTCAGGAGCGCTATACCGAGGGTCAGATTGAGTTTTACCGCCGCGCTGGGATGCGGGCTGATTTACTCGCGGCCCGGCAGGATGAGCGCCCCTTCAATTTTTCTGACATCGTGCATCCCATTCCCATTGGGTTTACCCGCATTGAAGAGGGTGACGTGATTGAAATGGGCGGGCGCAGTTGGGATGTTCGCGTCGATCATGGGCATGCGCCCGATCATGCGACGTTCTGGAGCCGGGATGATAATTTGGTGCTTTGCGGCGATCAGGTCATTGCGTCCATTAGCTCAAATATCGGGGTCTACCCCACTGAGCCGGATGCGAATCCTTTGGCGGACTGGCTTGACAGCTGTGCGCGATTGCAAAACTTTGCCCGCGCTGATCATTTGGCATTGCCCGGTCATAAATTGCCCTTTGTCGGCATGCCCCTGCGGCTGCGGCAATTGGAGGAAAACCACCACGGCGCTTTGACGCGGCTGCGGGCCGATTTGAAAACTCCAAAAACCGCCGGAGAGGTCATGATGGCCGTCTTCAAGCGCCAAATCGGCGATGGAGAATATGGGCTTGGTCTGGTCGAGGCTTTGGCCCATTGCAACTATCTGTGGCATGCCGGTGAGGTGACCCGCAGTTTGCACCAAGACGGCGCTTATCGCTGGGTGATGAATTAG
- a CDS encoding aa3-type cytochrome c oxidase subunit IV, which yields MADQKHEHGTMNTDVQEKTFAGFMGLVSKSTVVILVALVLLYLING from the coding sequence ATGGCTGACCAAAAACACGAACACGGCACAATGAATACAGACGTGCAAGAAAAGACTTTTGCAGGTTTTATGGGCCTCGTGTCGAAAAGCACAGTTGTGATCCTCGTGGCCCTGGTGCTTTTGTATCTCATAAACGGTTAA
- a CDS encoding acyl-CoA dehydrogenase produces the protein MPYQAPVSEYQFIFDQVVPLAPVVANECFSEATQDLTDAVLNECGKMCDTVMAPLQRPGDLHPAKLENGVVRTPPGFADGYAAIAESGWVGISATPEHGGMGLPMALNTAMHDMMCGACISLNLCPLLSQGQIEALEHHANADLQALYLPKLISGEWTGTMNLTEPHAGSDVGALSSKAEPQADGSYKISGQKIFITWGEHDVAENICHLVLARLPGAKPGPKGISLFLVPKFIPHADGSLGARNDLRCVSLEHKLGIHGSPTAVMEFSGATGWLVGEEHNGMACMFTMMNNARLAVGMQGVGVAEGAYQHALAYAMDRKQGRAPIADGTGTIIDHADVRRMLAQMKADIFAARSIGVACAIAIDMAKATGDTDWQARAALLTPIAKSFGSDTGVAVADLGVQIHGGMGFVEETAAAQYLRDARITPIYEGTNGIQSMDLVARKMMDGGAAAFALMDDMEALASASNSDLAKAVLAAIAQLRATTQWVVSQELNERFAGSVAYQKAFARVLGGYFHLVASMSGQAKRQRLARVYINSLLPEAASLCAQAQAGAADLYALELDDFAA, from the coding sequence GGTGGCCAATGAATGTTTTTCGGAAGCGACACAGGATTTGACGGATGCGGTTTTAAATGAATGCGGTAAGATGTGCGATACAGTGATGGCGCCGCTGCAACGGCCCGGGGATTTGCATCCTGCCAAATTGGAAAACGGCGTTGTGCGCACCCCGCCGGGCTTTGCCGATGGCTATGCGGCGATCGCCGAAAGTGGCTGGGTCGGTATTTCTGCCACGCCAGAGCATGGTGGCATGGGCTTGCCGATGGCTTTGAACACGGCGATGCATGATATGATGTGCGGCGCCTGTATCTCTCTCAATCTCTGCCCACTTTTGTCGCAGGGTCAGATTGAGGCGCTGGAACACCACGCCAATGCTGATTTGCAGGCGCTGTATTTGCCAAAGCTCATTTCTGGTGAATGGACCGGCACGATGAATCTGACAGAACCCCATGCCGGCTCCGATGTGGGCGCATTGAGCAGTAAGGCCGAGCCGCAAGCCGATGGCAGCTATAAAATTTCAGGCCAGAAAATCTTTATCACCTGGGGTGAACATGATGTGGCAGAGAATATTTGCCATTTGGTTTTGGCCCGGCTTCCGGGTGCCAAGCCCGGTCCCAAGGGGATCAGCCTGTTTTTGGTGCCAAAATTCATCCCCCATGCCGATGGCAGTCTTGGCGCGCGCAATGATCTGCGCTGTGTCAGCTTGGAGCATAAGCTGGGCATTCACGGCAGTCCGACCGCGGTTATGGAGTTTTCGGGCGCAACTGGTTGGCTAGTGGGCGAAGAACACAACGGCATGGCCTGTATGTTCACCATGATGAACAACGCCCGCCTGGCTGTGGGGATGCAGGGCGTTGGGGTGGCCGAGGGCGCCTATCAACACGCGCTGGCTTATGCGATGGACCGCAAACAGGGGCGCGCGCCCATTGCCGATGGCACTGGAACAATTATCGATCACGCCGATGTGCGGCGGATGTTGGCGCAGATGAAGGCCGATATTTTTGCGGCGCGTTCCATTGGAGTGGCCTGTGCGATTGCGATTGATATGGCCAAAGCCACGGGCGATACCGATTGGCAGGCACGTGCCGCGCTTTTGACCCCCATTGCCAAATCCTTTGGCAGCGACACAGGCGTCGCCGTGGCCGATCTTGGGGTGCAAATTCACGGCGGTATGGGTTTTGTCGAGGAAACCGCAGCGGCGCAATATCTGCGCGACGCGCGGATCACCCCGATTTATGAAGGCACAAATGGAATTCAATCTATGGATCTTGTGGCGCGCAAGATGATGGATGGGGGTGCCGCCGCCTTTGCTCTGATGGATGATATGGAAGCGCTGGCCTCCGCCTCAAACAGTGATTTGGCCAAAGCGGTTTTGGCAGCTATTGCGCAGTTACGCGCCACCACGCAATGGGTGGTGTCCCAGGAGCTCAATGAGCGGTTTGCGGGCTCTGTGGCCTATCAAAAAGCCTTTGCCCGGGTGTTGGGCGGATATTTTCATCTGGTGGCGTCTATGTCTGGCCAAGCCAAGCGCCAGCGTTTGGCGCGGGTCTATATCAACAGCCTTTTACCGGAGGCTGCTTCTCTGTGTGCTCAGGCGCAGGCGGGCGCGGCAGATCTTTATGCGCTTGAGCTTGATGATTTTGCCGCGTAA
- a CDS encoding electron transfer flavoprotein-ubiquinone oxidoreductase, with translation MSDIQRETMDYDVVIVGAGPSGLSAAIRLKQLNADLEVVVLEKGSEVGAHILSGAVLDPAALNALIPDWKAKGAPLNTEVKEDNFYVLGEAGQIRLPNAIMPPLMNNHGNYIVSMGNVCRWLAEQAEELGVEIFPGMACSELLFHEDGAVKGVVAGEFGKNADGSPSEAYEPGMELNGKYVFLSEGVRGSLSKQVIAKYNLDAACDVPKFGLGMKEIWEVKPENHNQGEVTHSMGWPMGFKQSGGSFMYHLENNQVYVGFIIDLNYKNPHLFPYMEFQRFKHHPRIAKVLEGGKRVAYGARAVTKGGFQSMPQAAFPGGAMLGCSVGLVNLPRIKGNHNAMHSGMAAAEAAFAAISAGRSGDVLESYDAALRSGPVGKDLKVVRNVAPLAARFGPLGGLALGGFDMWFQSIFKFSLFGTVKHGKTDAQSTGKAGDHAPIDYPKPDGKLSFDRLTNVSFAMTNHEESQPPHLQLTDPDVPILVNLPDYAEPAQRYCPAGVYEVVQEEGKEARFVVNFQNCVHCKTCDIKDPSQNITWVTPQGGDGPNYPNM, from the coding sequence ATGTCAGATATTCAACGTGAGACCATGGACTATGACGTGGTGATTGTGGGCGCCGGTCCTTCGGGATTGTCTGCTGCGATCCGCTTGAAACAGTTGAATGCCGACCTTGAGGTTGTGGTGCTGGAGAAAGGCTCAGAAGTGGGTGCGCATATCCTCTCTGGCGCCGTGCTGGATCCCGCGGCCCTCAACGCATTGATCCCAGATTGGAAAGCCAAGGGCGCGCCCTTGAATACCGAAGTGAAGGAAGACAACTTCTATGTCTTGGGCGAGGCGGGGCAAATACGTCTGCCCAATGCGATCATGCCACCTTTGATGAACAATCACGGCAATTACATCGTTTCGATGGGCAATGTGTGCCGTTGGCTCGCCGAACAGGCCGAAGAGTTGGGCGTTGAAATTTTCCCCGGCATGGCCTGTTCCGAGCTGTTGTTTCATGAAGATGGCGCGGTGAAAGGTGTGGTGGCCGGTGAATTTGGCAAGAATGCCGATGGCAGCCCGTCGGAGGCTTATGAGCCGGGTATGGAACTCAATGGCAAATATGTATTCCTTTCCGAAGGAGTGCGGGGCTCGCTGTCCAAGCAGGTCATTGCCAAGTACAATTTGGATGCAGCATGCGATGTGCCAAAGTTTGGCCTTGGTATGAAAGAGATCTGGGAAGTGAAGCCGGAAAACCATAACCAGGGCGAGGTCACCCATTCTATGGGCTGGCCGATGGGCTTCAAACAATCTGGCGGCTCCTTCATGTATCATTTAGAAAATAATCAAGTCTATGTCGGCTTCATTATTGATTTAAATTACAAAAATCCGCATCTCTTCCCCTATATGGAATTCCAGCGCTTTAAGCATCACCCGCGGATTGCGAAGGTTTTAGAGGGCGGCAAGCGGGTGGCCTATGGCGCGCGCGCGGTCACCAAAGGGGGATTTCAATCTATGCCGCAAGCGGCCTTCCCGGGGGGCGCGATGCTGGGCTGTTCGGTCGGGCTGGTGAACCTGCCGCGTATTAAAGGCAATCACAATGCGATGCATTCGGGCATGGCGGCGGCAGAGGCGGCTTTTGCCGCGATCAGCGCGGGGCGTTCTGGCGATGTGCTCGAGAGCTATGACGCGGCTTTGCGTTCGGGTCCTGTCGGTAAAGATCTTAAGGTTGTACGCAATGTGGCCCCGCTCGCCGCGCGCTTTGGACCTTTGGGCGGATTGGCCTTGGGCGGCTTTGATATGTGGTTCCAATCCATCTTCAAATTTAGCCTGTTTGGCACGGTCAAACATGGCAAAACCGATGCGCAATCCACCGGAAAAGCCGGAGATCATGCGCCGATTGACTATCCGAAGCCCGATGGGAAACTGTCCTTTGACCGGTTGACCAATGTCAGCTTTGCCATGACAAACCACGAGGAAAGCCAGCCGCCACATTTGCAACTGACTGACCCTGATGTGCCGATCTTGGTGAACCTGCCGGACTATGCTGAGCCTGCGCAGCGCTATTGCCCGGCCGGGGTCTATGAGGTGGTGCAGGAAGAGGGCAAAGAGGCCCGCTTTGTGGTCAACTTCCAAAACTGCGTGCATTGCAAAACCTGTGACATCAAAGACCCAAGTCAAAACATCACATGGGTGACGCCGCAGGGTGGGGATGGGCCGAATTATCCCAATATGTAA
- the greA gene encoding transcription elongation factor GreA — protein MEKIPLTRSGAVQLEAEMKTLKSVERPTIIKAIAEARELGDLKENAEYHSAREKQGFIEGRIKELEAILGRADIIDPAKLSGSVKFGATVTLVDEDTDEEKIYQVVGEPEADIESGKLNMRSPLARALIGKDEGDSIEVRTPGGARSYEILKVEFI, from the coding sequence ATGGAAAAAATCCCGTTAACCAGATCAGGTGCCGTTCAGCTGGAGGCTGAAATGAAGACCTTGAAATCTGTAGAACGCCCAACCATCATCAAGGCGATTGCGGAAGCGCGGGAATTGGGCGATTTGAAAGAGAACGCCGAATATCACTCGGCGCGCGAAAAGCAGGGATTCATTGAAGGACGAATCAAAGAGCTGGAAGCCATCTTGGGCCGAGCCGATATCATTGATCCGGCCAAATTGTCCGGGTCGGTGAAATTCGGTGCGACGGTGACTTTGGTCGATGAGGACACCGATGAAGAGAAAATTTATCAAGTCGTGGGAGAGCCAGAGGCGGATATTGAGAGTGGCAAGCTCAACATGCGCTCGCCATTGGCCCGGGCTTTGATTGGCAAGGACGAAGGCGACAGCATTGAAGTGCGCACGCCTGGCGGTGCGCGCTCCTATGAAATCTTAAAAGTCGAATTCATCTGA
- the mobB gene encoding molybdopterin-guanine dinucleotide biosynthesis protein B: protein MNVFGVTGWKNAGKTGLMERLVAEFCGRGLRVSTLKHAHHSFDVDHPGKDSHRHRMAGASQVLLASTERWALMNEHRGAPEPSLAALLAKLDPVDLVLIEGWKRDKHPKVEAWRAETGNPLIAPNDPTILAVASDTALELDRPVFDLDDTAAVADFILAHLEMAR, encoded by the coding sequence ATGAATGTATTTGGCGTAACTGGCTGGAAAAATGCTGGTAAAACCGGCTTGATGGAACGGTTGGTGGCGGAGTTTTGTGGCCGGGGTTTGCGGGTCTCAACCCTCAAACATGCCCATCACAGCTTTGACGTGGATCACCCCGGAAAGGACAGCCACCGGCATCGTATGGCGGGCGCGTCACAGGTTCTGCTGGCTTCAACAGAGCGCTGGGCTTTAATGAACGAGCATCGCGGTGCGCCGGAGCCGAGCTTGGCCGCGCTTTTGGCCAAATTGGACCCGGTAGACCTGGTGCTGATCGAGGGTTGGAAGCGCGATAAACATCCAAAAGTTGAGGCATGGCGGGCGGAAACCGGCAACCCGCTGATTGCGCCGAATGATCCAACGATTTTAGCTGTCGCCAGTGACACCGCTCTAGAGCTTGATCGCCCGGTGTTTGATCTGGATGACACGGCGGCAGTGGCCGATTTTATTCTAGCGCATTTGGAGATGGCCAGGTGA
- a CDS encoding molybdopterin-binding protein, translating into MSAPSKLSNDCFALPAGVHWTPVSEALRLLEQRLQCCVPVEQSAVEDSDGRILAHAVIAARSHPPCANSAVDGYAFAGGLQAGAQSLQLRDGRSAAGEAFKGRLLPGQALRILTGAALPGGADTVVLQEDVRIDDGRLQVTGPLKAGANARAAGEDMQQGAQIFPAGHQLRPEDLGVIAAAGLGEVSVFKPLKVAVISTGAELRAPGQAARVDQIFDANRPMLCAVLRRWGMEVVDLGIVPDEAAAVRAALDRAKDCADVIMTSGGASAGDQDHMSAVLRASGGMALWRIAVKPGRPLALGVWGGVPVFGLPGNPVAAFVCTLIFARPALLQLAGAGFQVPQALHMPAAFSKTKKAGRREYLRARLRDGAAHVFASEGSGRVSGLSWAEGLVELPEAAAEIKPGQTVCFLPYASFGLP; encoded by the coding sequence GTGAGCGCGCCAAGCAAACTTAGCAATGATTGTTTTGCACTGCCTGCCGGGGTGCATTGGACACCGGTGAGCGAGGCGCTCCGCCTTTTGGAACAGCGCTTGCAGTGCTGTGTTCCGGTGGAGCAATCTGCCGTTGAGGACAGCGATGGGCGGATTTTGGCACATGCAGTCATCGCCGCGAGATCGCATCCGCCCTGTGCCAACTCAGCGGTGGATGGCTATGCCTTCGCTGGCGGTCTGCAGGCGGGTGCGCAGAGTTTGCAACTGCGGGACGGGCGCTCTGCGGCTGGAGAGGCCTTTAAAGGGCGGCTCTTGCCCGGCCAAGCCCTGCGCATACTCACAGGCGCGGCTTTGCCGGGTGGTGCCGATACGGTGGTGTTGCAAGAAGATGTTCGGATAGACGACGGCCGGCTTCAGGTTACAGGTCCGCTCAAAGCAGGGGCCAATGCCCGCGCGGCTGGCGAAGATATGCAACAAGGGGCCCAGATTTTTCCGGCAGGCCATCAACTCAGGCCGGAAGATCTTGGGGTGATCGCCGCGGCGGGTCTGGGCGAGGTTTCTGTATTCAAGCCCCTAAAGGTCGCAGTGATCTCCACAGGTGCGGAATTGCGCGCGCCAGGGCAGGCGGCGCGTGTGGACCAAATTTTTGATGCCAACCGACCGATGCTCTGCGCGGTGCTGCGACGCTGGGGTATGGAGGTGGTGGATCTTGGCATTGTGCCCGATGAGGCCGCCGCTGTGCGCGCGGCGCTTGACCGGGCCAAAGACTGCGCGGATGTCATCATGACCTCGGGAGGGGCGAGCGCCGGGGATCAGGATCACATGTCTGCGGTGTTGCGCGCGAGCGGCGGTATGGCGCTTTGGCGGATTGCGGTGAAGCCGGGACGGCCTTTGGCTTTGGGCGTTTGGGGCGGGGTGCCGGTTTTTGGCCTGCCGGGCAATCCGGTGGCAGCCTTTGTCTGTACGTTGATTTTCGCCCGCCCCGCGTTGTTGCAACTGGCGGGGGCCGGATTCCAAGTCCCGCAAGCGCTGCATATGCCAGCTGCATTTTCAAAAACGAAAAAAGCTGGGCGTCGCGAATATCTGCGGGCACGCTTGCGCGATGGCGCGGCCCATGTCTTCGCGTCTGAAGGATCGGGCCGGGTCTCAGGCCTGTCTTGGGCAGAAGGCCTTGTAGAATTACCAGAGGCGGCGGCCGAGATTAAACCCGGCCAAACGGTATGTTTTTTGCCCTACGCCAGTTTTGGCCTGCCATAA
- a CDS encoding AzlD domain-containing protein — protein sequence MSISTATLWLVIAGLAFGSWLLRFSFLGIIGNKELPEWVKRHLRYTLVAVMPGIIAPLVFMPRATDGAFDLPRFLAALVTLLVGVWKGNLLLAIAAGGVTLYSMLNFGF from the coding sequence ATGAGCATTTCGACCGCAACACTTTGGCTTGTGATTGCAGGGCTGGCCTTTGGTTCTTGGCTCCTGCGCTTTTCGTTTTTGGGTATCATCGGCAACAAAGAGCTGCCCGAATGGGTCAAACGCCATCTTCGCTATACGCTTGTGGCTGTCATGCCGGGCATTATCGCACCCCTGGTTTTCATGCCGCGCGCGACAGATGGGGCCTTTGATCTGCCGCGATTTTTAGCAGCGCTGGTGACGCTTTTGGTGGGCGTTTGGAAAGGTAATCTCTTGCTGGCGATCGCAGCCGGCGGCGTTACGCTTTATTCAATGTTAAACTTCGGCTTTTGA
- the mobA gene encoding molybdenum cofactor guanylyltransferase MobA, producing the protein MTAPLGVILAGGRASRMGGGDKSLRPLAGRRVIDHVLERLRPQVAHMALSANGDPARFESLDLPVIADSMAEFPGPLAGVLAGMDWAADQGAEHILTVAADTPFFPADLQARLADAREAAGVPIALAATPGPDRIYRHPTFGLWPVALREDLRRALTGGLRKVVLWTDQHGCAEALFSVDPHDPFFNINRPEDLAQAEAMA; encoded by the coding sequence ATGACTGCGCCTCTTGGGGTAATTCTCGCCGGCGGGCGGGCCAGCCGCATGGGCGGGGGGGATAAATCTCTACGCCCTCTGGCCGGACGACGGGTGATTGATCATGTTCTCGAGCGATTGCGCCCGCAGGTGGCTCACATGGCGCTGAGTGCCAATGGCGATCCGGCACGTTTTGAATCTCTTGATCTGCCTGTGATTGCCGATTCTATGGCGGAATTTCCAGGGCCTCTGGCGGGGGTCTTGGCCGGAATGGATTGGGCGGCCGACCAGGGCGCAGAGCATATCCTGACCGTGGCGGCAGATACGCCGTTTTTCCCTGCGGATCTTCAGGCACGTTTGGCGGATGCTCGGGAGGCGGCGGGGGTTCCGATTGCTTTGGCGGCAACGCCCGGGCCCGATAGGATATACCGTCACCCCACCTTCGGACTTTGGCCCGTGGCGCTGCGTGAGGATTTGCGGCGCGCTTTGACGGGCGGTCTGCGCAAAGTGGTGCTTTGGACCGATCAACATGGCTGCGCCGAGGCGCTGTTCTCGGTGGATCCCCATGATCCCTTCTTCAATATCAATCGGCCAGAAGACCTGGCGCAGGCTGAGGCGATGGCATGA
- a CDS encoding AzlC family ABC transporter permease, translating into MQSSRHDFWAGLWGALPFCIVVAPYGMVFGVLAAESGLDIFTAVAFSMAVIAGAAQFTALSLMQDQAPVFIVIIVGLAVNLRMALYSATLATHLGATPFWTRAFVAYAILDHSFALADQKYQNEPDMSLPRKLAFYFGATSLVAVIWVVGTGFGAWLGTRIPDWLALDFAMPIAFIALVAPALRSLPHVVAAFTAATLSLLFAPAPYGLGLIIAALIALALGAEVERRMGARS; encoded by the coding sequence ATGCAATCCTCCAGACATGACTTTTGGGCTGGGCTCTGGGGGGCTTTGCCATTTTGCATCGTTGTCGCCCCCTATGGGATGGTTTTCGGTGTCCTAGCCGCCGAATCTGGCCTGGATATTTTCACCGCAGTGGCCTTTTCCATGGCTGTGATCGCCGGTGCCGCGCAATTCACTGCTCTATCGCTCATGCAAGATCAAGCGCCGGTTTTCATTGTGATTATTGTCGGCCTGGCCGTCAATCTGCGCATGGCGCTCTATTCGGCGACGCTGGCCACCCATTTGGGCGCCACCCCATTTTGGACCCGCGCCTTCGTCGCCTATGCAATTTTAGATCACAGTTTCGCCCTCGCCGATCAGAAGTACCAAAATGAACCTGACATGAGCCTGCCCCGCAAATTGGCCTTTTATTTCGGCGCCACAAGTTTGGTGGCAGTGATCTGGGTTGTGGGTACAGGTTTTGGCGCCTGGCTGGGCACGCGCATTCCCGATTGGCTGGCCTTGGATTTCGCCATGCCCATCGCCTTCATAGCCTTAGTGGCCCCAGCGCTGCGCAGCTTACCGCATGTGGTTGCCGCTTTCACCGCAGCGACACTGTCCCTCCTCTTTGCGCCCGCACCCTATGGGCTTGGCTTGATCATTGCAGCATTGATCGCCCTCGCTTTGGGCGCTGAGGTGGAGCGACGCATGGGGGCGAGATCATGA